A region from the Mycolicibacterium phlei genome encodes:
- a CDS encoding DUF881 domain-containing protein — protein MSDHKAGQHEAGQHGSGQHGRHELPPDQPSSVRRGRSQIVFGALTVLLCLALGVAIVTQVRENDSGDALETARPAELLVLLDSLQQREAALNTEVADLQRTLTELQASGSSDQAAIENAQARLAALSILIGTVAATGPGVTLTITDEAPGVAAEVLLDVVNELRNAGAEAMEIRGGTGEQQVAVRVGLDTWVVGGPGALRVDGVTLRPPYSVLAIGDPPTLAAAMTIPGGAMDAVERVGGTMTVEQSDRIDVTALRQPKQRQYAQPVK, from the coding sequence GTGAGCGACCACAAGGCGGGCCAACACGAGGCGGGCCAGCACGGCTCCGGGCAGCACGGCAGGCACGAGCTGCCGCCCGATCAACCGTCGTCGGTGCGGCGGGGCCGCTCCCAGATCGTGTTCGGCGCGCTGACGGTGCTGCTGTGCCTGGCGCTCGGTGTCGCGATCGTCACACAGGTGCGCGAGAACGACTCCGGCGACGCCCTGGAGACCGCCCGGCCGGCCGAGCTGCTGGTGTTACTGGATTCACTGCAGCAGCGGGAGGCGGCGCTCAACACAGAGGTGGCCGACCTGCAGCGCACGCTGACCGAGTTGCAGGCCTCCGGCAGCAGCGACCAGGCCGCCATCGAGAACGCCCAGGCCCGGCTGGCCGCGCTGTCGATCCTGATCGGCACCGTGGCCGCGACCGGTCCGGGTGTGACGTTGACCATCACCGACGAGGCGCCCGGCGTGGCCGCCGAGGTGCTGCTCGACGTCGTCAACGAACTGCGCAACGCCGGAGCCGAGGCGATGGAGATCCGCGGCGGGACAGGCGAACAGCAGGTCGCGGTGCGGGTCGGCCTGGACACCTGGGTGGTCGGCGGGCCCGGTGCGCTGCGGGTGGACGGGGTGACGCTGCGGCCTCCGTATTCGGTTCTGGCCATTGGCGATCCGCCCACCCTGGCGGCGGCGATGACGATTCCCGGCGGTGCCATGGACGCCGTCGAGCGGGTCGGCGGCACAATGACGGTTGAACAGTCCGATCGGATCGACGTGACCGCCTTGCGGCAACCGAAACAGCGCCAATACGCTCAGCCGGTCAAATGA
- a CDS encoding SRPBCC family protein has protein sequence MTEIDVQHQINAVRRTVGTRTIEAGEAHVVTISQVYDTDHADLWDAVTTIERIPRWLMPITGELRVGGSYQLQGNAGGTVLTCDPPRNFTATWEYGGSVSWIDVTVAAEGDERARLEIEHIAVVGDDMALQFGPGAVGIGWDSMVLGLALHLATGEAIDPGFGEQWVTTEEGRRFLALSNERWYEANVAAGADPAEARAAADRCLAAYYGE, from the coding sequence ATGACCGAGATCGACGTGCAGCACCAGATCAACGCGGTCCGCCGCACGGTCGGTACCAGGACGATCGAGGCGGGGGAGGCCCACGTCGTCACGATCAGCCAGGTCTACGACACCGACCACGCGGACTTGTGGGACGCGGTCACCACCATCGAGCGGATTCCGCGCTGGCTCATGCCGATCACCGGAGAGCTGAGGGTCGGCGGCTCCTATCAACTGCAGGGCAACGCCGGCGGCACGGTGCTGACGTGCGATCCGCCCCGCAACTTCACCGCGACCTGGGAGTACGGCGGCAGCGTCAGCTGGATCGACGTCACCGTGGCCGCCGAGGGCGACGAGCGGGCCCGGCTGGAGATCGAGCACATCGCTGTCGTCGGCGACGATATGGCGCTGCAGTTCGGCCCCGGCGCGGTCGGCATCGGCTGGGACTCCATGGTGCTCGGGCTGGCGCTGCACCTGGCGACCGGCGAGGCGATCGACCCCGGATTCGGCGAGCAGTGGGTGACCACGGAGGAGGGACGCCGCTTCCTCGCGTTGTCCAACGAGCGCTGGTACGAGGCCAACGTCGCCGCCGGCGCGGACCCCGCCGAGGCCCGCGCGGCCGCCGACCGCTGCCTGGCCGCCTACTACGGCGAGTGA
- a CDS encoding VOC family protein: MLAQTPVQIAWVTRDLDATEAALTTLLGAKKWVRMPDIHFGPDSCTYRGEPADFVASISLSYAGDTQLELIAPVSGRSVYTEHLDTAGPGLHHICVEVDDVETALAERGASGPLDVVARGTMPGGIEFAYVSAPDAGVPYLELAHIPQTIRTYFDHIKREQQ, translated from the coding sequence ATGCTTGCCCAGACACCTGTCCAGATTGCGTGGGTGACGCGGGACCTCGACGCCACCGAAGCAGCGCTCACCACCCTTCTGGGCGCGAAGAAATGGGTGCGCATGCCCGACATCCACTTCGGCCCCGACAGCTGCACCTACCGCGGTGAGCCCGCCGATTTCGTCGCCTCGATCTCGCTGAGCTACGCCGGCGACACCCAGCTCGAGCTGATCGCCCCGGTGTCCGGGCGCAGCGTCTACACCGAGCACCTCGACACCGCCGGCCCCGGCCTGCACCACATCTGTGTGGAGGTCGACGACGTCGAGACCGCGCTGGCCGAGCGCGGCGCGTCGGGACCCCTCGACGTGGTGGCCCGCGGAACGATGCCCGGCGGCATCGAGTTCGCCTACGTGTCGGCCCCCGACGCGGGCGTGCCCTACCTGGAACTGGCCCACATACCGCAGACCATTCGGACCTATTTCGACCACATCAAACGGGAGCAACAGTGA
- a CDS encoding CDP-alcohol phosphatidyltransferase family protein produces MSDPQPEVRDRVLTVPNLLSALRLVLVPVFLWLLLKQDAAGWAVAVLMVSGVSDWADGKIARLVDNQSSRLGELLDPLADRIYMVVVPIAMGFHGSVPWWAVLTLIGRDAVLAATLPLLRSRGLTALPVTYLGKAATFALMSALPLILLGQWDALWSRVILAIGWGFLIWGLAMYLWSGVLYLMQVAMVVRQLPKVSR; encoded by the coding sequence ATGAGCGACCCGCAGCCCGAGGTGCGCGACCGGGTCCTCACGGTGCCCAACCTGCTCAGCGCGCTGCGCCTGGTGCTGGTGCCCGTGTTCCTGTGGCTGCTGCTCAAACAGGACGCCGCCGGCTGGGCGGTCGCCGTGCTGATGGTCAGCGGCGTCTCGGACTGGGCCGACGGCAAGATCGCGCGGCTGGTGGACAACCAGTCGTCGCGGCTGGGCGAGCTGCTCGACCCGCTGGCCGACCGCATCTACATGGTGGTCGTGCCGATCGCCATGGGATTTCACGGTTCGGTGCCGTGGTGGGCCGTGCTCACCCTGATCGGCCGCGACGCCGTGCTCGCGGCGACGCTGCCGCTGCTGCGCAGCCGCGGCCTGACCGCGCTGCCGGTCACCTATCTCGGCAAGGCGGCGACATTCGCGTTGATGTCCGCGCTGCCGCTGATCCTGCTGGGACAATGGGACGCGTTGTGGAGCCGGGTGATCCTGGCGATCGGCTGGGGGTTTCTGATCTGGGGGCTGGCGATGTACCTGTGGTCGGGGGTGCTGTACCTGATGCAGGTCGCCATGGTGGTCCGGCAACTGCCCAAGGTGTCGCGGTGA
- a CDS encoding FAD-binding protein, whose product MSTEIPDTVDAATVEEWSDDVDVVVIGFGIAGGSAAVSAAAEGAGVLVLEKAAAVGGTSAMAGGHFYLGGGTEVQKATGQDDTPEEMYKYLVAVTPDPDHEKIRAYCEGSVEHFNWLEALGFQFERTYYPGKVVVPPGTEGLSYTGNEKVWPFCEQAKPAPRGHSVPVPGELGGAALVTDLLFKRATELGVRFRYETGVTNLVVDADGAVVGVRWKHFGEIGHVKAKSVVIAAGGFAMNPEMVARYTPALGAKRRTKHHGEVEPYILGNPNDDGLGIRLGESAGGVAKNMDGLFITAAAYPPEILLTGVIVNKDGQRFVAEDSYHSRTSAFVLEQPEQRAYLIVDEEHLQMPEMPLIKFIDGWETIAEMEEALGIPAGNLAATLERYNANAAKGEDPDFHKQPEYLAPQDKGPWGAFDLSLGVAMYSGFTMGGLDVTIDGQVRREDGSVIPGLYAAGACASNIAQDGKGYASGVQLGEGSFFGRRAGGSAARAAKSG is encoded by the coding sequence GTGAGTACCGAGATTCCAGACACCGTCGACGCCGCCACCGTCGAGGAGTGGTCCGACGACGTCGACGTCGTCGTCATCGGCTTCGGCATCGCCGGCGGAAGCGCCGCGGTCAGCGCCGCCGCCGAGGGCGCCGGGGTGCTGGTGCTGGAGAAGGCCGCCGCGGTCGGCGGCACCTCCGCGATGGCGGGCGGGCACTTCTACCTCGGCGGCGGCACCGAGGTGCAGAAGGCCACCGGCCAGGACGACACTCCCGAGGAGATGTACAAGTACCTCGTCGCGGTGACGCCGGATCCCGACCACGAGAAGATCCGCGCGTACTGCGAGGGCAGCGTCGAACACTTCAACTGGCTTGAGGCGCTTGGTTTTCAGTTCGAGCGCACCTACTACCCGGGCAAGGTCGTGGTGCCGCCCGGCACCGAGGGCCTGTCCTACACCGGCAACGAGAAGGTGTGGCCGTTCTGCGAGCAGGCCAAGCCCGCCCCGCGCGGGCACTCCGTGCCGGTGCCCGGTGAACTCGGCGGCGCGGCGCTGGTCACCGACCTGCTGTTCAAGCGGGCCACCGAGCTCGGGGTGCGGTTCCGCTACGAGACCGGGGTGACCAACCTCGTCGTCGACGCCGACGGCGCCGTGGTGGGCGTGCGCTGGAAGCACTTCGGCGAGATCGGGCACGTGAAGGCCAAGTCGGTGGTCATCGCCGCCGGCGGCTTCGCGATGAACCCGGAGATGGTCGCCCGCTACACGCCGGCGCTGGGCGCCAAGCGGCGCACCAAACACCACGGCGAGGTCGAGCCCTACATCCTGGGCAACCCCAACGACGACGGCCTGGGCATCCGGCTCGGCGAGTCCGCGGGCGGCGTCGCCAAGAACATGGACGGACTGTTCATCACCGCCGCCGCCTATCCGCCGGAGATCCTGCTGACCGGCGTCATCGTCAACAAGGACGGCCAGCGGTTCGTCGCCGAGGACTCCTACCATTCGCGCACCTCGGCGTTCGTGCTCGAACAGCCCGAGCAGAGGGCGTACCTCATCGTCGACGAGGAGCATCTGCAGATGCCCGAGATGCCGTTGATCAAGTTCATCGACGGCTGGGAGACCATCGCGGAAATGGAAGAGGCGCTGGGCATTCCGGCCGGCAACCTCGCCGCCACGCTGGAGCGCTACAACGCCAACGCCGCCAAGGGCGAGGACCCCGACTTCCACAAGCAGCCGGAATACCTTGCGCCCCAGGACAAAGGCCCGTGGGGTGCGTTCGACCTGTCGCTGGGCGTGGCGATGTACTCCGGCTTCACAATGGGCGGCCTGGACGTCACCATCGACGGCCAGGTGCGCCGCGAGGACGGCTCCGTCATCCCCGGGCTGTACGCCGCCGGGGCGTGCGCGTCCAACATCGCCCAGGACGGCAAGGGCTACGCCAGCGGTGTGCAGCTCGGTGAGGGCTCGTTCTTCGGGCGGCGGGCGGGCGGAAGCGCGGCCCGGGCGGCCAAGAGCGGCTAG
- a CDS encoding ArsR/SmtB family transcription factor — protein MHAFDVLGDPVRRRILELLAEGERSAGAIAEVIQDEFAISQPAVSQHLKVLRDNGFTTVRPDGPRRLYAVNADALRDIDDWLAGFRRVWAPKLDALGTEIARGKRQRRKKAP, from the coding sequence GTGCACGCGTTCGATGTCCTGGGGGACCCGGTGCGCCGCCGCATCCTGGAACTGCTCGCCGAGGGCGAACGGTCCGCGGGTGCCATCGCCGAGGTCATCCAAGACGAGTTCGCGATCAGCCAGCCGGCTGTCTCGCAACATCTGAAAGTGTTGCGCGACAACGGTTTCACCACCGTGCGCCCGGACGGGCCGCGACGGCTCTACGCCGTCAACGCCGACGCGCTGCGCGACATCGACGACTGGCTCGCGGGTTTCCGCCGCGTTTGGGCGCCCAAGCTGGACGCCCTGGGCACCGAGATCGCACGAGGCAAACGGCAACGACGAAAGAAGGCGCCATGA
- a CDS encoding small basic family protein produces MIGIAALIVGIVLGLVFQPDVPDFVQPYLPIAVVAALDAVFGGLRAYLERIFDAKVFVVSFVFNVLVAALIVYVGDQLGVGTQLSTAIVVVLGIRIFGNAAALRRRLFGA; encoded by the coding sequence ATGATCGGGATCGCCGCACTGATCGTCGGGATCGTGCTGGGCCTGGTGTTCCAGCCGGACGTGCCCGACTTCGTCCAGCCGTATCTGCCGATCGCCGTCGTCGCCGCGCTTGACGCGGTGTTCGGCGGACTGCGGGCGTACCTGGAGCGGATCTTCGACGCGAAGGTCTTCGTGGTGTCGTTCGTGTTCAACGTGCTGGTGGCGGCGTTGATCGTCTACGTCGGCGACCAGCTCGGGGTGGGCACTCAGCTGTCCACCGCGATCGTCGTGGTGCTGGGCATCCGGATCTTCGGTAACGCGGCCGCGTTGCGGCGCAGGCTGTTCGGGGCCTAG
- a CDS encoding DUF881 domain-containing protein, producing the protein MTQSFRSTLGGYDPMAGHSGHAADRPRKIPVPSLLRSLLTEHLDPGYAAATEARRAREAEGRPRPRWQGWAWQLAGAALLVVVFGAAMAQARETAPGLRETQRVLAENVRSAEADADELTAWRDALAADVDAERRSRLEGDVRGQQLLEQLDEAGFAAAATPLIGPGLTVTITDPGTSSANLSDVSKERLPGSRQVILDRDLQLVVNSLWASGAEAVSVGGIRVGPNVTVRQAGGGILVDNQPVSSPYVVQAIGPPNAMKGVFERSPALQRLRLLEASYGVGVNVSAGDALTVPAGSVREVNFAKEIGQ; encoded by the coding sequence ATGACCCAGAGTTTCCGCAGCACGCTCGGCGGTTACGACCCGATGGCCGGGCACAGCGGCCACGCCGCCGACCGGCCCCGCAAGATCCCGGTGCCGTCGCTGCTGCGGTCGCTGCTGACCGAACACCTCGACCCCGGCTACGCGGCGGCCACCGAGGCCCGCCGCGCCCGCGAGGCCGAGGGCCGGCCGCGGCCGCGGTGGCAGGGCTGGGCGTGGCAGCTCGCCGGGGCGGCCCTGCTGGTCGTGGTGTTCGGCGCCGCGATGGCGCAGGCGCGCGAGACCGCACCGGGGCTGCGGGAGACCCAGCGGGTGCTCGCCGAGAACGTCCGCAGCGCCGAGGCCGACGCCGACGAGCTGACCGCGTGGCGCGACGCGCTGGCCGCCGACGTCGACGCCGAACGGCGCAGCCGGCTCGAAGGCGACGTCCGCGGCCAGCAGCTGCTCGAACAACTCGACGAGGCGGGTTTCGCCGCGGCGGCCACCCCGCTGATCGGGCCCGGCCTGACCGTCACCATCACCGACCCGGGTACGTCGTCGGCCAACCTCAGCGACGTCTCCAAGGAACGCCTGCCCGGCAGCCGCCAGGTCATCCTCGACCGGGACCTGCAACTGGTCGTGAATTCGCTGTGGGCCAGCGGCGCCGAGGCGGTGTCGGTCGGCGGGATCCGGGTCGGACCGAATGTCACGGTCCGGCAGGCGGGCGGCGGCATCCTGGTCGACAATCAACCGGTCAGCAGCCCCTACGTCGTGCAGGCGATCGGTCCCCCCAACGCGATGAAGGGTGTCTTCGAGCGCAGCCCGGCCCTGCAGCGGCTGCGGCTGCTGGAGGCGTCCTACGGTGTGGGGGTCAACGTCAGCGCCGGCGACGCCCTGACCGTGCCCGCCGGCTCCGTCCGAGAAGTCAACTTCGCCAAAGAGATTGGGCAGTGA
- a CDS encoding ABC transporter ATP-binding protein/permease has protein sequence MVWIGRVWLITAVITLLVLFLIARFTVWGRQWWRITGDYFKGVESIKVWLWLGGILLLVIAGVRLDVLLSYYSMDMSNAFQVVAGGLQADSPEIRESGRSGFYLSITVFAVLAALFIARLLFDMWVFQRFALRWRAWLTDRLTGDWLDGRAYYRARFIDDKIDNPDQRIQNDIDIFTANNGPIPNIPYYGSGNTLLFGAINAIVSTVSFTAILWNLSGPLTLPLVHWELPRAIFFIGILFVILASAVAFWIGRPIIWLSFRNEKYNAAFRYALVRLRDSAEAVAFYRGEAAERAGLRKLFRPVVDNYKRYVARSLGFNGWNWSMGQLIVPLPYLVQFPRFVSGDITLGVMSQTASAFGNIQDGLSFFRNAYDLFAGYRAAIIRLDGLVTANEESRSLPKITTTACVDGTVELKRVEVRTPDGKQLIKPLDLRLEVGDSLVVTGESGVGKTTLLRSLAELWPYTSGTLTRPCGPNETMFLSQLPYVPLGDLRAVVTYPNEEGTIDDNTLRRMLRKVALPHLEDRLDEAQDWAKVLSPGEQQRVAFARILLTRPKAVFLDESTSALDEGLEFMLYDLVRTELPNTILVSVSHRSTVEQHHTHQLELLGGGEWRLGPISGPQPANV, from the coding sequence ATGGTGTGGATCGGCCGGGTCTGGCTGATCACCGCCGTCATCACCCTCCTGGTGCTGTTCCTGATCGCCCGCTTCACGGTGTGGGGCCGGCAGTGGTGGCGCATCACCGGCGACTACTTCAAGGGCGTCGAGAGCATCAAGGTCTGGCTGTGGCTGGGCGGCATCCTGCTGCTGGTGATCGCCGGGGTCCGGCTCGACGTGCTGCTCAGCTACTACTCGATGGACATGTCGAACGCCTTCCAGGTCGTCGCGGGCGGCCTGCAGGCCGACAGCCCGGAGATCAGGGAGTCGGGGCGCAGCGGCTTCTACCTGTCGATCACGGTGTTCGCGGTATTGGCCGCGCTGTTCATCGCGCGCCTACTGTTCGACATGTGGGTGTTCCAGCGGTTCGCGCTGCGCTGGCGCGCCTGGCTGACCGACCGGCTGACCGGCGACTGGCTCGACGGCCGGGCCTACTACCGGGCCCGGTTCATCGACGACAAGATCGACAACCCGGATCAGCGCATCCAGAACGACATCGACATCTTCACCGCCAACAACGGCCCGATCCCCAACATCCCGTACTACGGCTCGGGCAACACGCTGCTGTTCGGTGCGATCAACGCCATCGTGTCGACGGTGTCGTTCACCGCGATCCTGTGGAACCTGTCCGGGCCGCTGACGCTGCCGCTGGTGCACTGGGAGTTGCCGCGCGCGATCTTCTTCATCGGCATCCTGTTCGTGATCCTCGCCTCGGCCGTCGCGTTCTGGATCGGCCGGCCCATCATCTGGCTGTCGTTCCGCAACGAGAAGTACAACGCCGCCTTCCGCTATGCGCTGGTGCGGCTGCGCGACTCGGCGGAGGCGGTGGCGTTCTACCGCGGTGAGGCCGCCGAGCGCGCCGGGCTACGCAAGCTGTTCCGCCCCGTGGTGGACAACTACAAGCGCTACGTCGCCCGGTCCCTGGGCTTCAACGGCTGGAACTGGTCGATGGGTCAGCTGATCGTGCCGCTGCCCTACCTGGTGCAGTTCCCCCGCTTCGTGTCCGGGGACATCACGCTGGGCGTGATGTCGCAGACGGCGTCGGCGTTCGGCAACATCCAGGACGGGCTGTCGTTCTTCCGGAACGCCTACGACCTGTTCGCCGGCTACCGCGCCGCGATCATCCGTCTCGACGGCCTGGTGACCGCCAACGAGGAGAGCCGGTCGCTGCCCAAGATCACCACGACGGCCTGTGTGGACGGCACGGTCGAGCTGAAGCGGGTCGAGGTGCGCACCCCCGACGGCAAGCAGCTGATCAAACCGCTGGACCTGCGCCTGGAGGTGGGTGACTCGCTGGTGGTGACCGGTGAGTCCGGCGTCGGCAAGACCACGCTGCTGCGCAGCCTGGCCGAGCTGTGGCCGTACACGTCGGGCACCCTGACCCGGCCGTGCGGACCCAACGAGACGATGTTCCTGTCGCAGCTGCCGTACGTGCCGCTGGGTGATCTGCGCGCGGTGGTGACCTACCCCAACGAGGAGGGCACCATCGACGACAACACGCTGCGGCGGATGCTGCGCAAGGTCGCGCTGCCCCATCTCGAGGACCGCCTCGACGAGGCGCAGGACTGGGCCAAGGTGCTGTCCCCGGGTGAGCAGCAGCGGGTGGCGTTCGCCCGCATCCTGCTCACCCGGCCCAAGGCGGTGTTCCTCGACGAGTCCACCTCAGCACTCGACGAGGGCCTGGAGTTCATGCTCTACGACCTGGTGCGCACGGAGCTGCCAAACACCATCCTGGTCAGCGTCAGCCACCGCAGCACCGTCGAGCAGCACCACACCCACCAGCTGGAACTGCTCGGCGGTGGCGAGTGGCGGCTGGGGCCCATCTCCGGGCCCCAGCCGGCAAACGTCTAG
- the secA2 gene encoding accessory Sec system translocase SecA2, with protein sequence MLGASTERDQAQSMALVRKSAEFDEKAAALDDEQLRKAAKLLDLKNLAESADIPQFLAIAREAAERTVSLRPFDVQLLGALRMLAGDVVEMATGEGKTLSGAVAAAGYALAGRNVHVITINDYLARRDAEWMGPMLEALGLTVGWITENSTPEERRAAYKCDVTYASVNEIGFDVLRDQLVTDVADLVSPNPDVALIDEADSVLVDEALVPLVLAGSTHRETPKVEIIRLVGELVADEDYETDAEGRNVHLTEAGARKLEAQLGGIDLYSEEHVGTTLTEVNVALHAHVLLQRDVHYIVRDNAVHLINASRGRIAQLQRWPDGLQAAVEAKEGIETTETGEVLDTITVQALINRYPTVCGMTGTALAAGEQLRQFYKLGVSPIEPNKPNIRKDEPDRVYVTAAAKNDAIVEHIVEVHKTGQPILVGTHDVAESEELHARLVKAGVPAVVLNAKNDAEEAAVIAEAGKLGAVTVSTQMAGRGTDIRLGGSDEADHDKVAELGGLHVVGTGRHHTERLDNQLRGRAGRQGDPGSTVFFSSWEDDVVVAHLDTSKLPMETDPEAGDGRVTSPKASALLDHAQRVAEGRLLDVHANTWRYNELIAQQRAILAERRDTLLRTPTAREELKELSPKRYQELEEKLGEEKLETICRQIMLYHLDRGWAEHLAYLADIRESIHLRALGRQNPLDEFHRMAVDAFASLAADAIEAAQQTFDTAPDIEGEPGMDLSKLARPTSTWTYMVHDNPLDDALSNLLPGVFR encoded by the coding sequence ATGCTCGGTGCCAGCACCGAACGTGACCAGGCCCAATCGATGGCGCTGGTGCGCAAGTCAGCCGAGTTCGACGAGAAGGCCGCCGCCCTCGACGACGAGCAGCTGCGCAAGGCCGCCAAGCTGCTGGATCTGAAGAACCTCGCCGAGTCCGCCGACATCCCGCAGTTCCTCGCCATCGCCCGCGAGGCCGCCGAGCGCACGGTGTCGCTGCGCCCCTTCGACGTCCAGCTGCTGGGCGCGCTGCGGATGCTGGCAGGCGACGTCGTGGAGATGGCCACCGGTGAGGGCAAGACGCTGTCGGGGGCCGTCGCCGCCGCCGGCTACGCGCTGGCCGGACGCAACGTGCACGTCATCACGATCAACGACTACCTGGCCCGCCGCGACGCCGAGTGGATGGGCCCGATGCTGGAGGCGCTGGGCCTGACGGTCGGCTGGATCACCGAGAACTCCACGCCCGAGGAGCGCCGCGCCGCCTACAAGTGCGACGTCACCTACGCGTCGGTCAACGAGATCGGCTTCGACGTGCTGCGCGACCAGTTGGTCACCGACGTCGCCGACCTGGTGTCGCCGAACCCGGATGTGGCGCTGATCGACGAGGCCGACTCGGTGCTCGTCGACGAGGCGCTGGTGCCGCTGGTGCTGGCGGGTAGCACCCACCGGGAGACGCCGAAGGTCGAAATCATCCGTCTGGTCGGCGAACTCGTCGCCGACGAGGACTACGAGACCGACGCCGAGGGCCGCAACGTCCACCTCACCGAGGCCGGCGCGCGCAAGCTGGAGGCCCAGCTCGGCGGCATCGACCTGTACTCCGAGGAGCACGTCGGCACCACGCTGACCGAGGTGAACGTGGCGCTGCACGCACACGTGCTGCTGCAGCGCGACGTGCACTACATCGTCCGCGACAACGCCGTGCACCTGATCAACGCATCGCGCGGTCGCATCGCGCAGCTGCAGCGCTGGCCCGACGGGCTGCAGGCCGCAGTCGAGGCCAAGGAGGGCATCGAGACCACCGAGACCGGTGAGGTGCTCGACACCATCACCGTGCAGGCGCTGATCAACCGCTACCCGACGGTGTGTGGGATGACCGGCACCGCGCTGGCCGCCGGCGAACAGCTGCGCCAGTTCTACAAGCTGGGTGTGTCGCCGATCGAGCCGAACAAGCCCAACATCCGCAAGGACGAACCCGACCGCGTCTACGTCACCGCGGCCGCCAAGAACGACGCGATCGTCGAGCACATCGTCGAGGTGCACAAGACCGGCCAGCCGATCCTGGTCGGCACCCACGACGTCGCCGAGTCCGAGGAGCTGCACGCGCGGCTGGTCAAGGCCGGCGTCCCGGCGGTGGTGCTCAACGCCAAGAACGACGCCGAGGAGGCCGCCGTCATCGCCGAGGCCGGCAAGCTCGGCGCGGTCACGGTGTCCACCCAGATGGCCGGGCGCGGCACCGACATCCGGCTGGGCGGCTCGGATGAGGCGGACCACGACAAGGTGGCCGAACTGGGCGGCCTGCACGTCGTCGGCACCGGGCGCCACCACACCGAGCGGCTGGACAACCAGCTGCGCGGCCGCGCCGGCCGGCAGGGCGACCCGGGTTCGACGGTGTTCTTCTCCAGCTGGGAGGACGACGTCGTCGTCGCCCACCTCGACACCAGCAAGCTGCCGATGGAGACCGACCCGGAGGCCGGCGACGGCCGGGTGACCAGCCCGAAGGCCTCCGCGCTGCTCGACCACGCGCAGCGCGTCGCCGAGGGCCGGCTGCTCGACGTGCACGCCAACACCTGGCGCTACAACGAGCTGATCGCCCAGCAGCGCGCGATCCTGGCCGAACGGCGCGACACGCTGCTGCGCACGCCGACCGCGCGCGAGGAGCTCAAGGAGCTCTCGCCCAAGCGCTACCAGGAGCTGGAGGAGAAGCTCGGCGAGGAGAAGCTGGAGACGATCTGCCGGCAGATCATGCTCTACCACCTCGACCGCGGCTGGGCCGAGCACCTGGCGTACCTGGCCGACATCCGGGAGAGCATCCACCTGCGGGCGCTGGGCAGGCAGAACCCGCTCGACGAGTTCCACCGGATGGCCGTCGACGCGTTCGCCTCACTGGCCGCCGACGCGATCGAGGCGGCCCAGCAGACCTTCGACACCGCACCCGACATCGAGGGCGAGCCGGGCATGGATCTGTCAAAGCTGGCACGGCCGACGTCGACGTGGACCTACATGGTGCACGACAACCCGCTCGACGACGCCTTGTCGAATCTGCTGCCCGGGGTCTTCCGATAG